In one window of Clarias gariepinus isolate MV-2021 ecotype Netherlands chromosome 10, CGAR_prim_01v2, whole genome shotgun sequence DNA:
- the LOC128532022 gene encoding golgin subfamily A member 6-like protein 7 isoform X1, with product MKLENRVMALENLLCEIRMKCDQEHWGYDPLKKKYEDVLKQKEELQLELEQERQAHSTLHEKYDHMIKQKEDLQSECKQGRQAHNILKEMYEDVIKQNEELQKGSELIFQTERANNLEKILYSVIRESERKSEELEKERRAYKIFKEKYEKDKDLLKGH from the exons ATGAAGCTGGAGAACAGGGTGATGGCGCTGGAGAATCTGCTCTGTGAGATTCGCATG AAGTGTGATCAAGAGCATTGGGGTTATGACCCTCTAAAGAAGAAGTATGAGGATGTGCTAAAGCAGAAAGAGGAGTTACAATTG GAGCTTGAGCAGGAGCGACAGGCTCACAGCACCCTGCATGAGAAATATGATCACATGATAAAGCAGAAGGAAGATTTACAAAGT GAGTGTAAGCAAGGACGACAAGCTCACAATATCCTAAAGGAGATGTACGAGGATGTGATAAAGCAGAATGAGGAGTTACAAAAA GGTTCCGAGTTGATATTCCAGACAGAAAGAGCGAACAATCTGGAGAAAATCCTGTATTCTGTGATCAGAGAGTCTGAGCGAAAAAGCGAG GAACTTGAGAAAGAGCGACGGGCTTATAAAATCTTTAAGGAGAAGTATGAGAAGgataaagatttattaaaa GGACATTAG
- the LOC128532022 gene encoding uncharacterized protein LOC128532022 isoform X2 has protein sequence MKLENRVMALENLLCEIRMELEQERQAHSTLHEKYDHMIKQKEDLQSECKQGRQAHNILKEMYEDVIKQNEELQKGSELIFQTERANNLEKILYSVIRESERKSEELEKERRAYKIFKEKYEKDKDLLKGH, from the exons ATGAAGCTGGAGAACAGGGTGATGGCGCTGGAGAATCTGCTCTGTGAGATTCGCATG GAGCTTGAGCAGGAGCGACAGGCTCACAGCACCCTGCATGAGAAATATGATCACATGATAAAGCAGAAGGAAGATTTACAAAGT GAGTGTAAGCAAGGACGACAAGCTCACAATATCCTAAAGGAGATGTACGAGGATGTGATAAAGCAGAATGAGGAGTTACAAAAA GGTTCCGAGTTGATATTCCAGACAGAAAGAGCGAACAATCTGGAGAAAATCCTGTATTCTGTGATCAGAGAGTCTGAGCGAAAAAGCGAG GAACTTGAGAAAGAGCGACGGGCTTATAAAATCTTTAAGGAGAAGTATGAGAAGgataaagatttattaaaa GGACATTAG
- the LOC128532019 gene encoding lysozyme g-like, protein MACIYGDITKIDTTGASEKTAKQDKLDIKGVEASFKLAEHDLKKMDQYKSIIIKVGRAKQMDPAVIAGIISRESRAGAVLVKGWGDHGNGFGLMQVDKRHHTPRGDWNGEEHVTQGTEILIELIKKIQNNFPSWSKEHQFKGGISAYNAGSGNVRTYERMDIGTTGDDYGNDVVARAQWFKRHGYVI, encoded by the exons ATGG CCTGCATTTATGGAGACATAACAAAGATTGACACAACTGGGGCGTCAGAAAAAACAGCTAAGCAGGACAAACTTGATATAAAAG GAGTGGAAGCATCGTTCAAACTGGCTGAGCATGATCTGAAAAAGATGGACCAGTATAAGAGCATCATCATTAAAGTCGGCAGAGCGAAGCAGATGGACCCAGCTGTCATCGCAGGCATCATATCCAGAGAGTCGAGGGCTGGGGCAGTGCTTGTGAAAGGCTGGGGAGACCATGGCAACGGCTTTGGTCTCATGCAG GTTGACAAGCGCCATCACACTCCAAGGGGAGACTGGAACGGCGAGGAACATGTCACCCAAGGCACTGAAATTCTAATAGAACTCATAAAGAAAATTCAAAACAATTTCCCCAGCTGGTCCAAGGAGCACCAATTTAAAG GAGGAATCTCGGCCTACAACGCTGGCTCAGGAAACGTCCGCACATATGAGCGCATGGACATCGGTACCACAGGAGACGATTACGGCAATGACGTTGTGGCCCGGGCTCAGTGGTTTAAACGCCACGGATACGTCATTTGA